In Paenibacillus sp. J23TS9, a single genomic region encodes these proteins:
- a CDS encoding TlyA family RNA methyltransferase → MNSPKERIDILLVEQGFYESREKAKAAIMAGLVLANEERIEKAGMKIPRETVIRVKGAVHPYVSRGGLKLEKALRTFDIDMAGRTMLDIGSSTGGFTDCALQHGADYVYAIDVGSNQLDWSLRNHDRVNVMEKTNFRYMTPEDLKGPEPNFASIDVSFISLRIILPPLMALLKRPGDVAALIKPQFEAGREKVGKSGVVREPAVHREVLMNILSFAHDLGFVLKGLTFSPITGGEGNIEFLAHWHLPAEDESAEVESSEEFDSKLQAIINDIVAQASNTFTGNSSK, encoded by the coding sequence ATGAATTCGCCAAAAGAACGGATTGATATCCTGCTGGTTGAGCAGGGTTTTTATGAAAGCCGCGAAAAGGCCAAGGCAGCCATTATGGCTGGATTGGTCTTGGCAAATGAGGAACGCATTGAAAAAGCAGGAATGAAGATCCCTAGGGAAACGGTAATTCGCGTAAAAGGTGCCGTACATCCGTACGTCAGCCGCGGAGGATTAAAGCTGGAGAAAGCCCTTCGTACCTTTGACATCGATATGGCAGGCAGAACCATGCTGGATATCGGTTCCTCCACAGGCGGATTTACGGATTGTGCCCTTCAGCATGGTGCCGATTATGTCTACGCTATCGATGTAGGCTCGAATCAGCTGGACTGGTCTCTGCGTAATCATGACAGGGTTAATGTGATGGAAAAAACGAATTTCCGCTATATGACACCTGAAGATTTAAAGGGACCTGAACCCAATTTTGCCAGTATCGATGTATCTTTCATTTCCCTTCGGATTATTCTGCCGCCGTTAATGGCGCTGCTGAAACGTCCGGGGGACGTGGCAGCTCTCATTAAGCCGCAATTCGAAGCAGGCCGGGAAAAGGTCGGTAAATCCGGCGTGGTTCGTGAACCAGCCGTTCACCGGGAAGTACTGATGAACATTCTTTCCTTCGCTCATGACCTTGGATTCGTGCTGAAAGGGTTGACCTTCTCGCCGATTACCGGTGGTGAAGGAAATATTGAATTTTTGGCACACTGGCATTTGCCCGCTGAAGATGAATCAGCAGAAGTGGAGTCTTCAGAAGAGTTTGATTCCAAGCTACAGGCAATCATTAATGACATTGTGGCTCAAGCCTCGAATACATTTACGGGAAACTCATCCAAGTGA
- the ahrC gene encoding transcriptional regulator AhrC/ArgR: MKGLRHIKIREIITQQEIETQDELVEALRSAGFQVTQATVSRDIKELLLIKVPMDDGRYKYSLPTDQRYNPVQKLKRALVDNFVHIDYTNNLVVMKALPGTANAIAVLLDNMEWNQIMGTICGDDTILMICRTNEDSESLVELIMSYIS; encoded by the coding sequence ATGAAAGGTCTAAGACATATTAAAATTCGGGAAATCATTACTCAACAGGAAATTGAAACACAGGATGAGCTGGTGGAGGCGCTGCGTTCTGCAGGATTTCAGGTAACCCAGGCAACGGTTTCGAGAGACATCAAGGAGCTCCTGCTGATCAAAGTGCCGATGGACGATGGAAGATACAAATACTCCCTGCCAACTGACCAGCGTTATAATCCGGTCCAGAAGCTGAAACGTGCGCTTGTGGATAATTTTGTCCATATCGATTACACAAACAATCTGGTGGTTATGAAGGCTTTACCGGGGACGGCTAACGCTATTGCGGTTCTGCTCGATAATATGGAATGGAATCAGATTATGGGGACCATATGCGGTGATGATACGATCCTGATGATCTGCCGGACCAATGAGGACAGTGAAAGTCTGGTTGAGCTAATCATGAGCTATATTTCTTAA
- the recN gene encoding DNA repair protein RecN translates to MLMTLSIRNLAVIEAVDVSFHAGFHVLTGETGAGKSIVIDALGLIAGGRGSADLIRYGCDKAEIEAMFELHYNHPVWIALEQLGIKADPEEHLIIRREVTSQGKSTSRINGQLVNLTMLREIGEQLINIHGQHEHQNLMRADRHLHLLDTYGEAVIGPVKKLYQEKYASFSKIEKEYRELMSNSQKTYQMLDLYRFQLEEISAASLKSGEDEWLLEERVKLSHSEKMMDSVSGAYDLIYGQQGLGTISTAVSRLEDVVQYDEKELKPILEQLQSAYYQLEDAAFQLRDYRDEVEFNPERLDEVEQRLDLIASLRRKYGDSVDEILAYYNNVFQETNALENKDERLEELQSRRDVMLGDLIGTAQELSEARQMCAADLAGQVERELKDLHMERTSLEVRLDRMEDPKGAEINGQKIKLTRQGIDTAEFMISPNPGEPLRPLSKIASGGELSRMMLAMKSIFARHDRIPVLIFDEVDTGVSGRAAQSIAEKLDKLAENCQVFSITHLPQVACMADHQYLIEKNIEGNRTMTRVEELSERGRVEELARMLGGVEITEKTLHHAQDMLKLAEERKAAKTAPE, encoded by the coding sequence ATGCTGATGACATTGAGTATCCGTAATTTGGCCGTGATTGAAGCGGTGGATGTGTCATTTCATGCAGGGTTTCATGTTCTCACAGGGGAAACGGGAGCTGGTAAGTCGATTGTCATTGACGCTTTGGGGCTCATTGCCGGAGGCAGGGGCTCGGCCGATTTGATCCGGTATGGCTGCGATAAAGCCGAGATTGAGGCGATGTTTGAGCTTCATTACAATCATCCCGTATGGATTGCTCTGGAGCAACTCGGTATCAAGGCCGATCCTGAGGAACATTTAATTATCCGTAGGGAAGTAACGAGTCAAGGAAAAAGCACTTCACGTATCAATGGGCAGCTTGTGAACTTGACGATGCTTCGGGAAATTGGGGAGCAGCTGATTAATATACACGGCCAGCATGAACATCAGAACCTGATGCGTGCTGACCGTCATTTGCATCTTCTCGATACATACGGTGAGGCCGTTATCGGGCCGGTTAAGAAGCTTTATCAAGAAAAGTATGCGTCGTTCTCCAAGATTGAAAAAGAATATCGAGAACTAATGAGCAACAGTCAAAAGACTTATCAAATGTTGGATCTTTATCGTTTTCAGCTTGAGGAAATCTCCGCTGCTTCCTTAAAATCCGGTGAGGATGAATGGCTTTTGGAAGAAAGGGTCAAGCTATCCCATAGTGAGAAAATGATGGATTCCGTCTCAGGTGCATATGATCTAATCTATGGTCAGCAGGGACTGGGGACGATCAGCACAGCAGTATCCCGGCTTGAGGATGTAGTGCAATACGATGAGAAGGAATTGAAGCCCATTTTGGAGCAGCTCCAATCGGCTTATTACCAGCTTGAGGATGCTGCTTTTCAGCTTCGTGATTACCGGGATGAGGTCGAATTCAATCCTGAGCGCCTAGATGAAGTGGAACAGCGGCTTGATCTTATAGCCTCATTGCGACGGAAATATGGGGATAGCGTGGATGAAATTCTCGCGTATTACAATAATGTTTTTCAGGAGACCAATGCCCTGGAAAACAAGGACGAGCGTCTGGAGGAGCTTCAATCCCGCCGTGATGTTATGCTTGGAGATCTGATCGGGACGGCACAGGAGCTAAGTGAGGCGCGTCAAATGTGTGCCGCGGATCTGGCCGGACAGGTTGAGAGGGAATTGAAGGATCTTCACATGGAAAGAACTTCACTCGAGGTTAGATTAGATCGTATGGAGGATCCCAAAGGTGCCGAAATCAATGGTCAAAAAATCAAATTGACACGCCAAGGGATTGATACAGCAGAGTTCATGATATCACCTAATCCGGGTGAGCCGCTGCGTCCGCTGAGCAAAATTGCATCGGGTGGCGAGCTCTCCAGAATGATGCTGGCCATGAAAAGCATTTTTGCAAGACATGACCGTATTCCTGTGCTGATTTTTGACGAGGTCGACACAGGCGTGAGCGGCAGAGCGGCTCAGTCCATTGCCGAGAAGCTGGATAAGCTTGCTGAAAACTGCCAGGTCTTCTCCATTACACACTTGCCGCAGGTCGCTTGTATGGCGGATCACCAATATCTGATCGAGAAAAATATTGAGGGTAATCGTACGATGACGCGGGTAGAAGAGCTTTCCGAACGTGGCCGTGTTGAAGAGCTTGCACGTATGCTGGGCGGTGTTGAAATTACCGAAAAGACACTCCATCATGCCCAAGATATGCTGAAGCTGGCGGAGGAACGGAAAGCTGCCAAAACCGCACCAGAGTAA
- the spoIVB gene encoding SpoIVB peptidase, which yields MNSSLRNKLLGLFVVFFLCFLCITAPVQSFKSIPSEIKMFAGDTNSVQLAMPVAAQATVDRPDVLQLNGSASPTYKVTRQHPLRLLPQQSGSAKLTLKLFGKIPFKTVQIHVIPGLKVIPGGQTIGVKVKSAGILVVGHHLVHIDPTTRVSPGENAGIQLGDLMTHMNGESLQDISKVAQVVEDAGKAKRPLEITFKRGDKVMKTKLTPAYDQSEGKWRLGLYIRDSAAGVGTLTFYAPDQGVYGALGHVITDMNTQTPITVGSGQILQSSVTSISKSQDGEPGEKRAHFLKDSKILGSIERNTHFGIFGKMKQNPDYSLYKEGIPVAFSQDVKEGPAEILTVVDGQQVEKFKVNIVHVAKQDAPATKGLVIRITDPRLIEKTGGIVQGMSGSPIVQDGKLIGAVTHVFVNDPKSGYGCFIEWMLQDSGVIPNNTKDASNLKAS from the coding sequence TTGAACTCCAGCCTCAGGAATAAATTGCTCGGTCTTTTCGTTGTCTTCTTTCTGTGTTTTTTATGTATCACTGCACCCGTGCAAAGCTTTAAGTCCATCCCCAGTGAGATCAAAATGTTCGCTGGCGACACGAACTCCGTTCAATTAGCCATGCCGGTGGCGGCACAGGCGACGGTGGATCGTCCAGATGTGCTGCAGTTGAATGGATCTGCTTCTCCAACCTATAAAGTCACACGCCAGCATCCGCTGCGGCTGCTTCCCCAGCAGAGCGGCAGTGCCAAGTTAACGCTTAAGCTGTTTGGTAAGATTCCATTTAAAACAGTACAGATTCATGTGATTCCTGGCCTTAAAGTCATTCCTGGAGGACAAACGATTGGCGTAAAGGTAAAATCAGCCGGCATTTTGGTGGTGGGTCACCATTTGGTGCATATTGATCCAACAACCAGAGTTTCTCCTGGAGAAAATGCCGGAATTCAGCTAGGTGATTTAATGACGCATATGAATGGTGAGTCGCTTCAGGATATATCCAAAGTGGCTCAGGTTGTAGAGGATGCGGGCAAAGCAAAGAGACCCCTGGAGATTACATTTAAACGTGGGGACAAGGTCATGAAGACCAAATTAACACCGGCATATGACCAAAGCGAAGGAAAATGGAGGCTGGGCCTGTATATCAGGGATTCTGCTGCAGGTGTGGGAACCCTGACGTTTTATGCCCCTGATCAAGGTGTATATGGAGCTCTAGGGCATGTAATTACCGACATGAATACCCAAACACCCATTACCGTCGGCAGTGGTCAAATCCTTCAGTCCAGCGTTACATCCATTTCTAAATCTCAAGATGGAGAGCCCGGCGAGAAGAGAGCCCACTTTCTGAAGGACAGTAAAATTTTGGGCAGCATTGAGCGAAACACCCATTTCGGCATCTTCGGAAAAATGAAGCAAAACCCTGATTACAGCCTTTATAAAGAAGGAATACCGGTTGCTTTTTCTCAGGATGTAAAGGAAGGTCCAGCTGAAATTCTGACGGTTGTGGATGGTCAGCAGGTTGAGAAATTCAAGGTTAATATCGTTCACGTAGCTAAGCAGGATGCCCCGGCCACCAAAGGCCTGGTGATCCGGATTACAGATCCAAGACTTATCGAGAAAACAGGCGGTATTGTACAAGGAATGAGCGGAAGTCCAATCGTTCAGGATGGAAAGCTAATCGGAGCTGTCACGCATGTGTTTGTGAATGATCCGAAGTCCGGTTATGGCTGCTTTATTGAATGGATGCTTCAGGATTCCGGCGTGATTCCCAATAACACGAAAGATGCATCAAATCTTAAGGCCAGCTGA
- the spo0A gene encoding sporulation transcription factor Spo0A, translated as MQKIEVLLADDNREFTNLLAEYITEQEDMMVTGIAYNGEEVLNMISDSRKIPDVLILDIIMPHLDGLGVLERLREMNLSPQPKIIMLTAFGQENITQRAVQLGASYYILKPFDMEVLASRIRQLVGQQSVTTGNLSMSSSIKSNVVPMAKGKNLDANITSIIHEIGVPAHIKGYQYLREAITMVYNNIEILGAITKTLYPAIAEKFKTTPSRVERAIRHAIEVAWTRGNIDSISHLFGYTINISKSKPTNSEFIAMVADKLRIEHKVS; from the coding sequence GTGCAAAAAATCGAGGTTTTGTTGGCAGATGACAACCGTGAATTCACAAATTTGCTTGCTGAGTACATTACGGAGCAAGAAGATATGATGGTTACGGGAATCGCCTATAATGGCGAGGAAGTACTTAATATGATAAGTGATTCCAGAAAAATTCCGGATGTGCTGATTTTGGACATTATTATGCCGCATCTGGATGGATTGGGTGTTCTTGAGCGCTTACGTGAAATGAATTTGTCACCACAGCCCAAAATCATTATGCTGACTGCTTTCGGCCAAGAGAACATCACTCAGCGGGCCGTACAACTTGGAGCTTCTTATTACATCCTTAAGCCGTTTGATATGGAAGTTCTTGCGAGCCGGATTCGTCAGCTTGTAGGACAGCAGAGTGTAACGACTGGAAATCTCAGCATGAGTTCTTCCATCAAATCCAACGTCGTTCCAATGGCAAAAGGAAAAAATTTGGACGCCAATATTACTTCAATCATACATGAAATCGGTGTTCCAGCGCATATTAAGGGATATCAATATTTGCGCGAAGCGATCACCATGGTGTACAACAATATTGAAATCTTGGGTGCAATCACCAAAACGCTGTACCCGGCCATTGCCGAAAAATTCAAAACCACGCCATCCCGTGTGGAACGCGCCATCCGTCACGCCATCGAGGTCGCCTGGACACGCGGCAACATCGATTCCATCAGCCACCTGTTCGGCTACACGATCAATATCAGCAAGTCTAAGCCGACGAACAGCGAGTTCATCGCGATGGTCGCAGACAAGCTGAGAATCGAGCATAAGGTGTCCTGA
- a CDS encoding tyrosine-type recombinase/integrase codes for MTDIEFQLDNFMLYCSSKNLSRKTLASYEQTLKLFVAYLKKEFQIEDVKKVQSGHMRQYIKYLRERGKYTVVNKEESKQINHPENRKDYKKEVSMTTIANYVRNIKVFFNYLYQVEREISKNPVEKLENPKAERKMKKTLTPDDLKKVFNQFETSTFHGYRNRVITRLLLDTGLRIGECLSILPEHIDFQHKSIHILNAKNKQERFVYFSYKSANELKSWLRYKDRYSESPFMFPTTKGTQLEVRNYERALREAGEKVGIHIHPHQLRNNFAKYYILNNGDWFSLCRILGHSSVEVTQKAYLDFSDEEIAKKYQKHSPLTFMEGI; via the coding sequence ATGACAGACATTGAGTTTCAGCTTGATAACTTCATGCTTTATTGTTCATCAAAGAATTTATCACGCAAAACATTGGCGAGCTATGAGCAGACATTAAAGCTATTTGTTGCCTATCTCAAGAAGGAATTTCAAATTGAGGACGTAAAAAAAGTTCAGTCAGGTCATATGAGGCAGTACATTAAGTATTTACGTGAACGCGGTAAGTACACAGTTGTCAACAAAGAGGAATCCAAGCAGATTAATCACCCAGAAAACAGGAAGGACTATAAAAAAGAAGTGTCTATGACGACAATAGCGAATTATGTTCGCAATATTAAAGTTTTTTTCAATTATTTGTATCAAGTTGAGAGGGAGATCTCGAAGAATCCTGTTGAGAAATTAGAAAATCCGAAAGCAGAACGTAAGATGAAAAAAACTTTGACACCAGACGATTTGAAGAAAGTATTCAATCAGTTTGAGACAAGCACATTTCATGGATATAGAAATCGAGTCATTACGCGTCTTTTGCTGGACACAGGCTTGCGAATTGGCGAATGCCTAAGTATCTTACCAGAGCATATTGATTTTCAGCACAAAAGTATTCATATTTTAAATGCCAAAAATAAACAAGAACGTTTTGTTTACTTTTCCTATAAATCAGCCAACGAATTAAAGTCATGGTTGAGATATAAAGATCGATACTCTGAAAGTCCTTTTATGTTCCCCACTACCAAAGGAACACAGCTTGAAGTGCGAAATTATGAACGAGCATTGCGTGAAGCTGGCGAAAAAGTGGGTATCCATATTCACCCTCATCAGCTACGGAACAATTTTGCCAAGTATTATATATTAAATAATGGAGATTGGTTCTCGCTTTGCAGAATATTGGGGCATTCTTCTGTTGAGGTTACACAAAAAGCGTACTTAGATTTTTCAGATGAAGAGATCGCTAAGAAATATCAGAAACATAGTCCACTTACGTTTATGGAGGGGATATAA
- a CDS encoding recombinase family protein — MSTKTFAYIRVSTKDQNPDRQIHEMIQLGISERDIFIEKESGKNFDRPQYQALKQCLRHGDLLYIKSIDRFGRNSKEIKREWEHITQEIKADIKVLDMPLLDTTQHKDTLGTFVSDLVLQVLSFVAERERENIKQRQAEGISVAKAKGKHLGRPQMNWESLTREQKATLELNYSKWQDKEITAVQFMEMLRLRKNTFYKIVKEYHK, encoded by the coding sequence ATGTCCACCAAAACGTTTGCGTACATACGTGTTTCAACTAAAGACCAAAATCCAGACAGACAGATTCATGAAATGATTCAACTTGGAATTAGTGAAAGGGATATATTCATTGAGAAGGAAAGTGGAAAGAATTTTGATCGTCCGCAATATCAAGCTTTAAAGCAATGTCTACGCCATGGAGACCTATTATACATAAAATCAATTGATCGTTTTGGGCGTAACAGTAAGGAAATAAAAAGAGAGTGGGAACACATCACTCAGGAGATTAAGGCAGACATTAAGGTGCTCGATATGCCCTTACTCGACACAACGCAGCATAAGGATACGTTAGGGACGTTTGTAAGTGATTTGGTGCTACAAGTGCTTTCTTTCGTAGCTGAACGTGAACGTGAGAACATCAAGCAAAGGCAGGCGGAAGGAATATCTGTTGCAAAGGCAAAAGGTAAGCATTTAGGGAGACCCCAGATGAATTGGGAGTCATTAACAAGAGAACAAAAAGCAACTCTAGAATTGAATTATTCTAAGTGGCAAGATAAAGAGATAACAGCGGTACAATTTATGGAGATGTTAAGACTTAGAAAGAATACCTTTTATAAAATTGTGAAAGAATATCATAAATAG
- a CDS encoding DEAD/DEAH box helicase, with product MEIRELLNFDFPADVIDMWEKARFCDLTPIQEEAINKGLFSGKNLVIAAPTSSGKTFIGEMAAIQYSYSNKKTIYLVPFKAVADEKFEDFKEKYYDLGFNIRISDGDHRDDDDYIRVGNYHIAVMTYEKLSGMLIASPSMLNNCDCVIVDEVQMMSDPQRGGNLELLLTKIKESSKRTQIIALSAVLSSLNGFDKWLGAEVIQVDKRPVELRQGVLFTNGKFEYKEWNTSLIDEEQINATDLYGLIEYLVGKDEQIIIIKNSVPSTQQVAKDLARYFSRMPAASKVIGRLREEPETEIRDELLVTLRNSIAFHNSDCDINERRLVEAGFKEKHIKILVSTTTLSMGVNLPCKTVILADHQKWDVAGATPTLVNWSVGEVRNIFGRAGRYGIENDFGRGIFLAKNAVEREFIKRTYLKAPLEEFTSAFEGKDISLRVLDVVASGYGDSVENITDFIFKSYAALSWDNDIAKQQIIDHINKGIDICLTYGLFEQSSHAKITITELGKVCASMGCSIESFSLLVEHIQTITQLNYLELIYLLSKTEEINGKFYRIRWDNQELKYKIQVRLREEHANGEMTGVYLSEYERLANIGRPLTKSLCASFSMVLLVKDILYSENSLSTIKKSFGFTSASIRSVSLNLSWMLDVVYQISNVIKPEFTSEIERLNKCVSNRSTLKSHFLNTLSNYLTREEKIRLVESGLVALDEFLEKDTSEFKGIINPTKVDKVIKAINDNRDRNSQFWERDHVIRIEKLGLDSTLIKSLYNVLGLEFEHKLCELFNVDFIDGTVDRISEQSKGEPDLLMILGNGHKYTIQVTAKEDKTKYIDSKKAGDVIPQSARLDPDGYVCLGRPDFQELAIDQASHLGKKHNFKLVPLYALIELFVRVKEGELSSEGVTNFLVESKGYLNISKINKYFKG from the coding sequence ATGGAAATTAGAGAATTGCTAAATTTTGATTTCCCAGCAGATGTAATTGATATGTGGGAGAAGGCTCGTTTTTGTGATTTAACACCAATTCAAGAAGAGGCAATTAATAAAGGTTTATTTAGTGGGAAGAATTTGGTGATTGCTGCTCCAACCTCTTCTGGAAAAACTTTTATAGGCGAAATGGCTGCTATTCAATATTCATATTCAAATAAAAAAACTATCTATTTAGTACCATTTAAAGCTGTAGCAGATGAAAAATTTGAAGATTTTAAAGAAAAATATTACGATCTAGGGTTTAATATTCGAATTTCAGATGGAGATCATAGAGATGATGATGATTATATTCGAGTTGGAAACTATCATATAGCAGTAATGACTTATGAGAAACTTTCGGGAATGCTAATAGCCAGCCCTAGTATGTTAAATAACTGTGATTGTGTTATTGTTGATGAGGTTCAAATGATGAGCGACCCACAACGAGGGGGAAATTTGGAGCTATTATTGACTAAAATAAAAGAGTCTAGTAAAAGAACCCAAATTATAGCTTTAAGTGCAGTACTAAGCTCGCTAAATGGTTTTGATAAATGGCTTGGAGCCGAGGTAATACAGGTAGATAAAAGACCTGTGGAATTAAGGCAGGGAGTATTATTTACAAATGGGAAATTTGAATATAAGGAATGGAATACATCATTAATTGATGAAGAGCAAATAAATGCTACTGACTTATATGGCTTAATTGAATATTTAGTGGGCAAGGATGAACAAATTATTATTATCAAGAACTCAGTTCCATCAACGCAACAAGTAGCCAAAGATTTAGCACGTTATTTTTCGAGAATGCCAGCAGCGTCAAAAGTAATTGGTCGACTTAGAGAAGAGCCTGAAACTGAAATACGTGACGAATTATTAGTAACACTCAGAAATTCTATTGCATTTCACAATTCTGACTGCGATATTAACGAGCGTAGATTGGTCGAAGCAGGTTTTAAAGAGAAACATATTAAGATATTAGTTTCAACTACTACTCTTTCAATGGGGGTCAATCTTCCTTGTAAGACTGTAATACTTGCAGACCATCAGAAATGGGATGTAGCAGGTGCGACCCCTACGCTTGTAAATTGGAGTGTAGGAGAGGTGAGAAATATATTTGGTCGTGCGGGTCGTTATGGAATAGAAAACGATTTTGGTAGGGGGATTTTCTTAGCTAAAAATGCAGTAGAACGTGAATTTATTAAAAGAACTTATTTGAAGGCTCCTTTAGAGGAATTTACATCAGCATTTGAAGGCAAGGATATTAGCTTACGGGTGTTAGATGTAGTAGCATCAGGATATGGAGATAGTGTTGAAAACATTACTGATTTCATTTTTAAAAGTTACGCGGCTCTTTCTTGGGATAATGATATTGCAAAGCAACAGATTATAGATCACATAAATAAAGGAATAGATATATGTTTAACATATGGACTGTTTGAGCAGTCTTCACATGCTAAAATTACAATAACTGAATTGGGAAAAGTATGTGCTTCCATGGGTTGTTCAATAGAATCATTTTCATTGCTAGTAGAGCATATACAAACGATAACTCAACTTAATTATCTTGAACTCATATACTTGTTATCAAAAACAGAGGAGATTAATGGTAAGTTCTACAGAATTAGATGGGATAATCAAGAGCTTAAATATAAGATACAAGTTCGTCTTAGAGAAGAACATGCCAATGGTGAGATGACAGGAGTCTATCTATCAGAGTATGAAAGGCTCGCAAATATTGGAAGACCATTAACTAAATCATTATGTGCATCATTCTCAATGGTTTTGTTAGTCAAAGATATACTTTATAGTGAGAATAGTCTATCTACCATTAAAAAAAGTTTTGGTTTTACATCAGCTAGTATTAGGAGCGTTTCGCTTAATTTGAGTTGGATGCTAGATGTGGTTTATCAGATTTCGAACGTGATAAAACCAGAATTTACAAGTGAAATAGAACGACTAAATAAATGTGTTTCAAATAGATCGACACTAAAAAGTCATTTCCTAAATACCCTATCTAATTATCTAACACGAGAAGAGAAAATAAGATTGGTCGAATCCGGATTAGTGGCTTTGGATGAGTTTTTGGAGAAGGATACATCAGAATTTAAAGGTATAATAAACCCTACAAAAGTTGATAAGGTTATCAAAGCTATCAACGATAATAGAGATAGGAACTCGCAGTTCTGGGAAAGAGATCATGTTATTAGGATTGAAAAATTAGGTTTAGATTCTACATTAATTAAAAGTTTATACAATGTACTAGGACTTGAATTTGAACACAAACTATGTGAGTTGTTTAATGTGGATTTCATTGATGGTACAGTGGATAGAATCTCAGAGCAAAGCAAAGGTGAACCTGATCTTTTAATGATTCTTGGTAATGGACATAAGTATACTATTCAAGTAACAGCAAAGGAAGACAAGACTAAGTATATTGATTCAAAAAAGGCAGGGGATGTTATACCGCAATCAGCACGGTTAGACCCAGATGGTTATGTATGCTTAGGAAGACCCGATTTCCAAGAGTTGGCTATTGACCAAGCAAGCCATTTGGGTAAGAAACACAATTTCAAGTTAGTTCCTTTGTATGCTTTAATAGAGTTGTTTGTTCGAGTAAAAGAAGGAGAACTTAGTTCTGAGGGCGTCACAAATTTTTTAGTTGAATCTAAGGGTTATTTAAATATTTCAAAGATTAATAAGTACTTCAAAGGATGA